From one Diachasmimorpha longicaudata isolate KC_UGA_2023 chromosome 8, iyDiaLong2, whole genome shotgun sequence genomic stretch:
- the LOC135165608 gene encoding terpene synthase-like, which yields MTSKKNCILHLLHGNKDHDEVLLQPVTYLHKAAGGHPREKLTLAMNYWLNVPMEKLEAISDIMKIMHYSSLLVDDIQDNATLRGGIATAHTIFGVGNTINASFYALFMAIERVLALNKPEAIHVFVEELLQLARGQGIEIYWRDNCICPSEDEYRHMAVQKLGALFKLDARLKQMFSNCKQDFSTLTELLGLYFQIRDDYGSLCMQEFQDQKGFAEDLTEGKFSFPIIYAIQSGPEGKEIMNILSQRTRNRETKQRGLSLLQKCGAFTYTRGVLEDVNKKIRDEVERLGGNPLLIELLDESLDWRES from the exons ATgacatcaaaaaaaaattgtattctgCATTTATTGCACGGTAACAAGGATCACGACGAG GTCCTTCTCCAACCAGTAACATACTTACACAAAGCAGCGGGTGGGCACCCACGTGAAAAACTGACGCTTGCTATGAACTATTGGTTGAACGTTCCAATGGAAAAGCTCGAGGCGATTAGTGATATAATGAAGATAATGCACTATTCCAGTCTACT AGTAGATGATATTCAAGACAACGCGACCTTACGTGGAGGAATCGCAACTGCTCACACGATCTTTGGTGTTGGTAATACAATTAACGCGTCTTTTTATGCTTTATTCATGGCAATCGAAAGAGTACTAGCTCTTAATAAACCCGAG GCAATTCATGTGTTTGTAGAGGAATTATTACAACTGGCCAGAGGACAAGGAATCGAGATATACTGGCGTGACAACTGCATCTGTCCGTCTGAGGATGAGTACAGACATATGGCTGTACAAA AACTCGGAGCTTTGTTCAAACTGGATGCTAGACTCAAACAAATGTTTTCAAATTGCAAGCAAGACTTTTCCACGCTCACTGAACTTCTCGGACTTTATTTTCAGATCAGAGATGACTACGGTAGTCTGTGCATGCAAGAG TTTCAAGACCAGAAGGGCTTCGCCGAAGATTTAACAGAAGGTAAATTTAGTTTTCCTATAATCTACGCCATCCAGAGTGGACCGGAGGGCAAAGAAATTATGA ATATACTGTCTCAAAGGACGCGAAACCGAGAAACGAAGCAACGCGGCCTGTCACTCCTTCAAAAATGTGGCGCATTCACGTACACGAGAGGGGTCCTCGAGGacgtcaacaaaaaaattcgcgACGAGGTGGAGAGATTGGGTGGAAATCCGCTGTTAATTGAACTGCTTGACGAATCACTCGATTGGCGAGAATCTTAG
- the LOC135165594 gene encoding DNA repair protein RAD50-like has translation MSKIRKLSIRGIRNFSDTEECTIKFSCPLTLITGLNGVGKTTVIECLRYITTGEFPPGSDRGKSFIHDPILKNQTSVQVRGCVKGQIIDHEGKIVTVTRTIECSRYEKQLKFKTLDNAVSVLNPKTGKETQLTNRCADVDVEVMNSLGVSKAILNHVIFCHQDDANWPLDENKIIKERFDAILETTNYNKALENLRKLAKSKETALKIAQIEEARCADKVAEIMAKEEKLNEFNKRKSEIDKRIKGINSQLEPINERLRKIRKIETEFTRLRAEDEKDKIAYKMAHEQCESLESRVKEIYEGNDAELNKEIESYWSTVQQKTRRIAGIEEEIKDLLRREQSISKVLGDHRMRMGTLRQQMEDQGKKIKERNQVLNTALTIWGLETMEDFESDGDVQRRIDSIETKTKEFEKSITDKRMQQNQKENALEKKVEAARDKRSAINSELERSEKEVQEIRRTITEARLKIEQSGDSVKRLDSVDAKLAEMDKEIKEINELMGSEDLHDKITKEARQLEEIEERYTKLEEDMMVVQNQSALNAKLESLKSNFQAKSKDIEQLKSQHEENIKKLLKTDRVPEYNLKETIEEAQKVFSERVERLSKEIKTKEYELMTVETALTHAKKELNVKITNNECEKEKMKAHCENYTKYDEVLLDQQTKLKELQDKRGVIAHQGLAYQTYIKEFNRNSCCALCERDFDSHSEAQKLLNKLKKGIEDHPSLLRECDRELSIEQEKYNTLLSIKSTVEAIIKFEAVDKEDMVKKIKLKEQDAFELKRKITELEESKRKPERRIELAKLMIPDVTIWDRYSQDLLQIDFGINDLQEEMSSRGHTSTKTMGEIQAERESLKTSMKETREKIAELTSTLESRNEQLRKATAMRTKCLEEQLRIHKEAQQLQNLKADLNDMITKEGALKSSVRELRQQLMVADEQRSEVVRELDDLKFTNQNDQEKDRKLMKDYEKQWDSLNSLQEKIALFDSRNVKSQLENLDHEVKVQQKDCEEKRQERSKKENQLIQIKEDISCHETKKRNLTDNVELRKYQKTLAQLKQTRKHREEQINRLNYEEVMREQEELVRDIQESEGEINRASGIRGEIMKNIDQLNEDLNTEECKTARTAHRRKNIEVLVTRQAINDVIAYARVLDVATAEVHEERLNTINSAMKKLWKLIYSGNDTKSIQIKAEATSTSGVTDKRQFNYKLVQIKHGVEMEMRGRCSAGQRVLASIILRLALAETLSQQCGILALDEPTTNLDAINSAKLADALYKYVTYRAKYEKNFQLIVITHDENFIRDLSELTSQSFAQELYRMDNGLTSVKRTLLNRENEVEGVGRQEEPENGPETQPSGSRTRAIAGDGRTQTRTKPYNFELDF, from the coding sequence ATGTCGAAAATTCGCAAACTCTCGATCCGTGGAATTCGCAATTTCTCTGATACAGAGGAATGCACGATAAAATTCAGCTGTCCCCTGACCCTTATCACAGGTCTCAATGGCGTTGGTAAAACAACTGTTATCGAGTGTCTCCGCTACATAACAACTGGAGAATTTCCCCCAGGCTCAGACAGGGGCAAGTCTTTTATTCACGACCCTATTTTGAAGAACCAGACATCAGTGCAAGTACGAGGTTGTGTAAAAGGGCAAATAATTGATCACGAGGGCAAAATTGTCACCGTGACGAGAACAATCGAGTGCTCTCGATACGAGAAGCAACTGAAATTCAAGACCCTCGACAATGCTGTCAGCGTTCTCAATCCGAAGACTGGAAAGGAGACGCAGCTGACGAATCGTTGTGCCGACGTTGACGTCGAAGTGATGAACTCTCTGGGGGTGTCAAAAGCGATATTGAACCACGTGATCTTCTGTCATCAAGATGACGCCAATTGGCCATTGGATGAAAATAAGATAATCAAGGAGCGATTCGATGCCATCCTGGAGACGACCAACTACAATAAAGCTTTAGAAAATCTTCGAAAGCTGGCCAAGTCCAAAGAAACCGCCCTGAAGATCGCGCAAATCGAGGAAGCAAGATGTGCTGACAAAGTTGCTGAGATCATGGCCAAGGAGGAGAAGCTGAATGAATTTAACAAGAGGAAGAGTGAAATTGATAAGAGGATAAAGGGGATAAACTCTCAGTTGGAACCGATAAACGAAAGACTGCGGAAGATTAGGAAAATTGAGACTGAATTCACAAGACTGAGAGCTGAAGATGAGAAGGATAAAATAGCGTACAAAATGGCTCATGAGCAGTGCGAATCATTGGAGTCGAGGGTGAAAGAGATTTACGAGGGGAATGACGCGGAGTTGAATAAAGAAATAGAGTCTTACTGGAGTACAGTTCAACAGAAGACTCGTAGGATCGCTGGGATCGAGGAGGAGATTAAGGATCTTTTGAGAAGGGAACAGAGTATTTCAAAAGTCCTAGGAGATCACAGGATGCGCATGGGGACTCTGCGACAACAAATGGAGGATCAGGGGAAGAAGATAAAGGAGAGGAATCAAGTCCTGAACACAGCACTCACCATTTGGGGCTTGGAGACCATGGAGGATTTTGAGTCTGATGGTGACGTTCAAAGAAGGATCGATTCTATTGAAACTAAAACAAAGGAGTTTGAGAAGTCTATTACCGATAAACGAATGCAGCAAAATCAGAAGGAGAATGCGCTGGAGAAGAAAGTAGAAGCTGCTCGTGACAAACGATCGGCCATTAATTCCGAATTGGAGAGGAGTGAGAAAGAAGTACAGGAGATTAGAAGGACGATTACGGAGGCTCGATTGAAGATTGAACAATCTGGTGACTCTGTCAAACGACTCGATTCTGTTGATGCTAAGCTCGCAGAGATGGATAAGGAGATCAAGGAAATCAATGAGTTGATGGGGTCTGAGGATCTTCACGATAAAATCACGAAGGAGGCGAGGCAGCTCGAGGAGATCGAGGAGAGATATACAAAGCTTGAGGAGGATATGATGGTGGTGCAGAATCAAAGTGCCCTAAACGCGAAACTGGAATCattgaaatcaaattttcaggCGAAGAGTAAAGATATTGAACAACTGAAGTCACAGCACGaggagaatataaaaaaattattgaaaacggATCGAGTACCAGAGTACAACCTCAAAGAGACCatcgaggaggcccagaaaGTTTTTTCAGAGAGGGTGGAACGATTATCCAAAGAGATTAAAACAAAAGAGTACGAATTGATGACGGTGGAGACAGCCCTGACCCACGCCAAGAAGGAACTGAATGTAAAAATCACAAACAACGAATGTGAGAAAGAAAAGATGAAAGCTCACTGCGAGAATTACACGAAGTACGATGAAGTCCTTCTAGATCAGCAGACAAAACTGAAGGAGTTACAGGATAAGAGAGGGGTGATTGCGCACCAGGGATTAGCATACCAGACCTATATTAAGGAGTTCAACAGGAACTCTTGCTGTGCCTTATGTGAGAGGGACTTTGACTCGCATTCAGAAGCCCAGAAGCtcctgaataaattgaaaaagggAATAGAGGACCACCCAAGCTTATTGAGAGAATGTGACAGAGAATTAAGCATCGaacaggagaaatataatactCTTCTCTCAATAAAATCGACGGTTGAAGCAATTATTAAATTCGAAGCAGTTGACAAAGAAGATAtggttaaaaaaatcaagttgaaGGAGCAGGATGCCTTCGAACTAAAGCGAAAAATAACAGAACTGGAGGAATCGAAACGAAAGCCTGAGAGGAGAATTGAACTGGCGAAATTGATGATCCCAGATGTGACAATTTGGGATCGTTATTCTCAGGATCTCCTACAGATTGATTTTGGCATTAACGATCTCCAGGAGGAGATGTCCTCTCGAGGACACACTAGCACCAAAACGATGGGAGAGAttcaggcagagagagagtccTTGAAAACATCTATGAAAGAAACGCGTGAGAAGATCGCTGAATTGACAAGTACCCTCGAGAGTAGGAATGAACAGCTTCGCAAAGCAACGGCAATGAGAACTAAGTGCCTGGAGGAACAACTACGAATTCACAAAGAAGCTCAGCAGCTGCAAAACCTGAAGGCCGACCTCAACGACATGATTACTAAGGAAGGCGCTTTGAAGTCGTCAGTTCGAGAACTTCGCCAGCAGCTGATGGTAGCTGACGAGCAGCGCAGCGAGGTTGTGAGAGAACTAGATGATTTGAAATTCACAAATCAAAACGACCAGGAGAAAGACAGGAAGCTGATGAAAGATTACGAAAAGCAATGGGATTCTCTCAACTCTCTCCAGGAAAAGATCGCCCTCTTCGACTCTCGCAATGTGAAGAGCCAGTTGGAGAATCTCGATCATGAGGTGAAAGTTCAGCAAAAGGATTGTGAGGAGAAGCGACAAGAGAGATCTAAGAAGGAGAACCAGTTGATCCAGATTAAAGAGGACATTTCATGCCACGAGACGAAGAAGAGGAATCTCACTGACAACGTAGAACTGCGAAAATACCAGAAGACTCTTGCACAGCTCAAACAGACTCGTAAACACCGAGAGGAACAAATTAATCGCCTGAACTACGAGGAGGTCATGAGAGAGCAGGAGGAGTTAGTGAGGGACATCCAGGAGTCAGAGGGAGAGATAAACAGGGCCTCTGGGATCAGAGGAgagattatgaaaaatatagatCAGTTGAATGAGGATCTGAATACCGAAGAGTGCAAAACAGCTCGCACAGCTCACCGACGCAAAAATATCGAGGTCCTTGTTACCAGACAAGCTATTAATGATGTCATAGCGTATGCAAGAGTACTGGACGTAGCCACAGCAGAGGTTCACGAGGAGAGACTAAATACCATTAATTCGGCAATGAAGAAGCTCTGGAAGCTCATTTATTCGGGAAACGACACTAAGTCTATTCAAATCAAAGCTGAGGCTACTTCCACGAGTGGAGTTACTGATAAGAGACAATTTAACTACAAGTTAGTGCAGATCAAGCATGGTGTCGAAATGGAAATGAGAGGCCGGTGCAGTGCTGGTCAGAGGGTACTCGCCTCTATCATTCTTCGATTGGCTTTGGCTGAAACACTGTCCCAACAATGTGGAATCCTCGCTCTCGATGAACCCACGACTAATTTGGATGCCATTAATTCGGCAAAACTCGCTGATGCTCTTTACAAATATGTCACCTACAGGGCAAAATATGAGAAGAACTTCCAGCTGATTGTTATCACccatgatgaaaattttatcaggGATTTGAGTGAATTGACGTCACAGAGTTTTGCTCAGGAACTCTACAGGATGGATAATGGGTTGACTAGTGTGAAAAGGACGCTGCTAAACAGGGAGAACGAGGTCGAGGGAGTAGGAAGACAGGAGGAACCTGAGAATGGACCTGAGACGCAGCCATCAGGATCCAGGACGAGAGCCATCGCTGGCGATGGACGCACCCAGACACGAACTAAGCCGTACaactttgaacttgatttctAA
- the LOC135165600 gene encoding asparagine--tRNA ligase, cytoplasmic — MPEDISKLTLGGIYTSEKTGDDETGDGTEEKPFKTILQAMRSAKKEPFPTIFQDSKDDSKKYEPAAKSQLKKIQKIWQREQYKNQDKEKKLQEDDEKRLKNLEEAKSIVIEENKSLAPATRIKIQSGKDFRDKRIKIYGWVHRLRRQGKSLMFITLRDGTGFLQCVLNDQLCQTYDAVTLNTEASVELFGTLMIVPEGKTAPGGHELAVDYWRLIGNAPPGGADSILNEEAHPDVQLDNRHIMIRGENTSKVLIMRSVLLQAFRDHYSARGYCEVTPPTLVQTQVEGGSTLFKLDYFGEEAFLTQSSQLYLETCIPAMGDVFCVAQSYRAEQSRTRRHLAEYSHVEAECPFITFDDLLDRLEDLVCDVVDRVLKSPFGYMVHELNPGFQPPKRPFKRMNYSEAIDYLKEHGITKEDGSFYEFGEDIPEMPERKMTDQINEPIMLCRFPVAIKSFYMSKCPEDKRLTESVDVLLPNVGEIVGGSMRIWDYDELLEGYKREGIDPTAYYWYTDQRKYGTCPHGGYGLGLERFACWLLNRYHIRETCLYPRFLERCRP; from the exons atgccGGAAGACATCTCAAAATTGACGTTAG GTGGTATCTACACCTCCGAAAAAACTGGGGACGACGAGACTGGAGATGGCACCGAGGAAAAGCCTTTCAAGACAATTCTCCAGGCGATGCGCTCCGCTAAGAAAGAGCCATTCCCCACAATTTTCCAGGATTCAAAGGATGACTCCAAGAAGTACGAGCCCGCGGCAAAGTCCCAACTCAAGAAGATTCAGAAAATCTGGCAGCGGGAGCAATACAAGAATCAAGATAAAGAGAAGAAGCTGCAGGAGGATGACGAAAAACGCTTGAAAAACCTAGAGGAAGCCAAGTCCATTGTCATCGAGGAGAACAAGTCCCTCGCACCAGCCACACGAATAAAGATTCAATCAGGGAAGGACTTCAGAGACAAAAGAATCAAGATTTACGGTTGGGTCCACAGATTGAGACGACAGGGGAAATCTCTGATGTTCATAACCCTCAGGGATGGTACTGGTTTTCTCCAGTGTGTCCTGAACGATCAATTGTGCCAGACTTACGATGCAGTGACTTTGAATACTGAAGCCTCTGTCGAGCTATTCGGCACCTTGATGATAGTACCTGAAGGGAAAACAGCACCTGGTGGCCATGAATTGGCTGTTGACTACTGGAGGTTGATTGGAAATGCCCCTCCAGGGGGGGCTGATTCCATTCTTAATGAAGAAGCTCATCCTGACGTGCAACTGGACAACAGGCACATCATGATTCGAGGAGAGAATACCTCCAAGGTGCTCATCATGAG ATCTGTTCTCCTGCAAGCGTTCAGGGATCATTATTCGGCTCGAGGATATTGCGAAGTGACACCTCCAACTCTGGTGCAGACACAGGTGGAGGGAGGATCCACCCTCTTCAAGCTTGATTATTTTGGTGAAGAAGCTTTCTTAACTCAAAGCTCTCAGCTGTATCTGGAGACTTGTATTCCTGCAATGGGGGATGTCTTTTGCGTTGCACAGTCATACAGGGCTGAACAGTCCAGGACCAGAAGGCATCTGGCTGAGTACAGCCATGTAGAAGCTGAGTGCCCCTTCATCACTTTTGATGATTTGTTAGATCGGCTCGAGGATCTCGTGTGCGATGTTGTTGACAGGGTATTGAAGTCTCCTTTTGGCTACATGGTGCACGAGCTCAACCCTGGGTTCCAACCACCCAAGAGGCCTTTCAAGAGGATGAATTATAGTGAGGCTATTGATTATCTGAAGGAACATGGCATTACGAAGGAAGACGGGAGCTTTTATGAGTTTGGTGAGGACATACCAGAGATGCCAGAACGAAAGATGACGGATCAAATCAACGAGCCCATTATGCTCTGTCGCTTCCCAGTGGCAATAAAATCCTTCTACATGTCGAAGTGCCCAGAGGACAAACGTCTCACTGAATCTGTGGATGTTCTCCTTCCAAATGTTGGAGAGATTGTCGGAGGCTCTATGCGTATCTGGGATTATGACGAGTTGCTGGAGGGATATAAGAGAGAGGGCATCGATCCTACCGCCTATTATTGGTACACTGATCAACGTAAATATGGCACCTGCCCGCATGGTGGATATGGTCTAGGACTCGAGAGATTTGCCTGTTGGCTGTTGAACAGATATCATATACGTGAGACTTGTCTCTATCCACGTTTCCTGGAACGCTGTCGTCcttaa